The following are encoded in a window of Ruminiclostridium herbifermentans genomic DNA:
- a CDS encoding polysaccharide pyruvyl transferase family protein codes for MSLNKIALMTWFHYNNFGTVLQVYALSETLKRMGFDPSVINYIPIDKRIWTIKDMLKNPMLFLNKVIHTVNRAVKSYGDVDTERSKLFDSFRKENIKFTHSCDTASKLHALNNQFDTFICGSDQIWTPTAYNSKYFLDFVNNDWKKVSYAPSMGVSSINDDDIKENMRKQLKSFKYISVREKEGREIIRSLTGQDAKVVLDPTLLLSKKDWKEIKDSKFDLKLINKPYLLCYFLGSAKKPWKSVERIAEKLGLEIVVIPVHPKDYKRSFKVLNGVGPLEFLDLFENAHFVCTDSFHGTVFSIINEKPFVVYKRFSDKNKTSQNSRIYNILSLFGLESKLYCGNDKVSVQNAMNINYEAVNKLLEEKRECSKRFLSNSIKNSINSDTVSNIKITNTCCGCGVCKAVCPQSAISIAVNNNGFLQANINEDKCNRCRKCVTVCPFNGKNAAPIGKDKDKLFMGRSKYNFTLNSSSSGGVAHELARYCCKSGYDVIGCVYDKENKIAKHTCVLAGHVAKINTFQGSKYIQSHFESSINQILNSKKAIIFGTPCQVAGIDNLLRNKGTRDNYVLVDLICHGVPSDILWKKYLDELSLQYNFGKTPDVEFRYKPKGWQKRHIKISDGDKAYIKEESKDLFFRFFKIGNCLADCCYECNFRTSSCSDIRLGDYWGKKYRNDKKGASMVLSLTQKGEILLNSLHNYNKAELIQNRLSDYWTIQMPKNANKPIFYERLLSDLKNDKASLKVLAKKYCRQYEQAKKLHKIAGKFKKNQLKNS; via the coding sequence ATGAGTTTAAATAAAATTGCTTTAATGACTTGGTTTCATTACAATAATTTTGGCACTGTATTACAAGTGTACGCACTGAGCGAAACTTTAAAGAGAATGGGGTTTGACCCAAGTGTTATTAATTATATACCTATTGATAAGCGTATTTGGACAATAAAGGATATGCTTAAAAATCCTATGCTTTTTCTTAATAAGGTTATTCATACAGTTAATAGAGCGGTGAAATCCTATGGTGATGTTGATACTGAAAGAAGTAAATTATTTGATTCTTTTCGTAAAGAGAATATTAAATTTACACATAGCTGTGACACTGCTTCAAAACTCCATGCGTTAAATAACCAGTTTGACACATTTATTTGCGGAAGTGACCAGATATGGACTCCTACTGCTTATAATTCTAAATATTTTTTAGATTTTGTAAATAATGATTGGAAAAAAGTTTCATATGCTCCCAGTATGGGTGTGTCATCAATTAATGATGATGATATAAAAGAGAATATGAGAAAGCAGCTTAAGAGTTTTAAATACATATCAGTACGTGAAAAAGAAGGAAGGGAAATAATTCGTAGTTTAACGGGACAAGATGCGAAGGTGGTACTTGATCCAACCCTACTGCTCAGCAAGAAAGACTGGAAAGAAATTAAGGATTCAAAGTTTGACCTAAAGCTAATCAATAAACCCTATTTGCTTTGTTATTTTTTAGGAAGTGCTAAAAAGCCTTGGAAAAGTGTGGAGAGAATTGCTGAAAAATTGGGATTAGAAATAGTGGTAATACCTGTCCATCCTAAAGATTATAAGAGAAGTTTTAAGGTTCTAAATGGAGTAGGCCCTCTAGAATTTTTGGATTTGTTTGAAAATGCCCATTTTGTTTGTACAGACTCTTTTCATGGAACGGTTTTTTCTATAATTAACGAGAAGCCATTTGTAGTATATAAGAGATTTTCAGATAAGAATAAAACTTCTCAGAATTCTAGAATATACAATATTCTTAGTCTATTTGGACTAGAGAGCAAACTATATTGCGGGAATGATAAAGTCTCTGTGCAAAATGCAATGAATATAAACTATGAAGCTGTTAACAAATTACTTGAGGAAAAGCGTGAATGTTCAAAAAGGTTTCTAAGTAACTCTATAAAGAACAGTATAAATTCTGATACTGTTTCCAACATAAAAATAACTAATACTTGTTGTGGTTGTGGGGTTTGCAAGGCTGTTTGTCCACAATCTGCAATTTCTATAGCAGTTAACAATAATGGTTTCTTGCAGGCTAATATAAATGAAGATAAATGTAATAGATGCAGGAAATGCGTAACTGTATGCCCTTTTAACGGAAAGAACGCTGCTCCTATAGGTAAGGATAAGGATAAATTATTTATGGGGCGTTCAAAATATAATTTTACATTAAACAGTTCTTCATCAGGAGGAGTGGCTCATGAACTGGCAAGGTATTGCTGTAAAAGTGGATATGACGTTATAGGCTGTGTTTATGATAAAGAAAATAAGATAGCAAAGCACACATGTGTTCTGGCAGGCCATGTAGCTAAAATTAATACTTTTCAGGGCTCAAAGTATATACAGAGCCATTTTGAAAGTAGCATAAATCAAATATTAAATTCAAAAAAAGCAATCATTTTTGGCACTCCCTGTCAAGTTGCCGGAATTGATAACTTATTAAGAAATAAAGGGACAAGGGATAATTATGTCCTCGTTGACCTTATTTGTCATGGAGTACCATCTGATATTTTATGGAAGAAATATCTTGATGAACTAAGTTTGCAATACAATTTTGGAAAAACGCCGGACGTTGAATTCAGATATAAACCAAAGGGTTGGCAAAAACGTCATATAAAAATTTCTGACGGAGATAAAGCATATATCAAAGAAGAATCAAAGGACTTGTTTTTTAGATTTTTTAAAATTGGGAATTGCCTTGCAGATTGCTGCTATGAGTGTAATTTTAGGACATCTAGCTGTTCGGATATTAGACTTGGGGATTATTGGGGGAAGAAATATAGAAATGACAAGAAGGGAGCTTCTATGGTGTTGTCATTAACTCAAAAGGGTGAAATTTTATTAAATAGTTTACATAACTACAACAAGGCAGAACTAATACAAAACCGGCTCAGTGATTATTGGACTATACAGATGCCAAAGAATGCTAATAAGCCAATTTTTTATGAACGGCTGCTTTCTGATTTAAAAAATGACAAAGCTTCATTAAAGGTGCTTGCAAAAAAATATTGCAGGCAGTATGAGCAAGCTAAAAAATTACACAAAATAGCTGGAAAATTTAAAAAAAATCAATTAAAAAATAGTTAA
- a CDS encoding glycosyltransferase family 32 protein: protein MSNIPKVIHYCWFGGNPIPRGVEKCIYSWKKYCPSYKIVEWNEKNFDYTCNQYVYEAYQAKKWAFVSDYVRLYAMKEQGGIYMDTDVELLKSLDPLLEHNAFSGFEDKESIQTAIMGAALNNSWINMLLKSYENRHFIQADGSFDLTTNVSIITKLTKEFYNIELDNSMQITSDGTAFYHNEYFSPKNFETGITTITQNTYCIHHFDASWLTRGKKIKHFCTSKLKMLFGEERVNELKAFLKK from the coding sequence ATGTCAAATATACCTAAAGTTATTCATTATTGTTGGTTTGGAGGGAATCCAATACCTAGAGGTGTAGAAAAGTGCATATATAGCTGGAAGAAGTATTGCCCTTCATACAAAATTGTTGAATGGAATGAAAAGAATTTTGATTATACATGTAATCAATATGTATATGAAGCTTATCAAGCTAAAAAATGGGCTTTTGTATCGGACTATGTACGGCTTTATGCAATGAAGGAGCAGGGCGGAATATATATGGATACCGATGTAGAATTGCTTAAAAGCTTAGACCCATTGCTAGAACATAATGCATTCTCGGGATTTGAAGATAAAGAGTCCATACAAACAGCTATTATGGGTGCTGCTTTAAATAATAGTTGGATAAATATGCTGTTAAAAAGCTATGAAAACAGGCACTTTATACAAGCAGATGGCAGCTTTGATTTAACTACAAATGTTTCTATTATTACAAAATTAACTAAAGAGTTTTATAACATTGAACTGGATAATTCAATGCAAATAACCTCTGATGGTACGGCATTTTATCATAATGAGTATTTTTCACCTAAAAATTTTGAGACTGGGATAACGACAATTACTCAGAACACCTATTGTATTCATCATTTTGATGCATCATGGCTCACTAGGGGAAAAAAAATAAAGCATTTTTGTACAAGCAAGCTAAAGATGCTTTTTGGAGAAGAAAGGGTAAATGAGTTAAAGGCTTTTTTGAAAAAATAA
- a CDS encoding EpsG family protein gives MLVYIIATLLSILFAHLIIRTEYFNISDLAFSVQYQKNIRNTFYMILSFLPLFVVGAIRWDVGTDFEKVYEYGFNLIIADGEQPRWELGFTYLIKLIALFTDECQWMFAGTAFVFCFFVYKAIFNSSKNVCQSIFLLLITTLYFFSLNGIRQGIAVAIFLYSIKYIKDKKLFKYILVILFAASFHTIALIFLPLYFICNIKISPKIGVIVIVVSAISTPFVGSLFKFIMSQTRYVTYFGSVYDVPDTPYVHILINTVITTIGYLCYSKNSENFSYRIYMNIQLVASVFTIFSGSILIAERIILCFEAAQILFIPEILYSEDNAIIKTIIMATVYAMFIFIFFYGTVKLGWYTVLPYRTFLSR, from the coding sequence ATGCTGGTATACATAATTGCAACATTGCTGTCTATTTTATTTGCACACTTAATTATAAGAACTGAGTATTTTAACATTTCGGATTTAGCCTTTAGTGTACAATATCAAAAAAATATACGGAATACTTTTTATATGATTCTTTCCTTTTTGCCATTGTTTGTTGTTGGGGCTATAAGATGGGATGTAGGTACTGATTTTGAAAAAGTATATGAGTACGGTTTTAACTTAATAATAGCTGATGGTGAGCAGCCCCGGTGGGAATTAGGATTTACTTATTTGATAAAGCTAATAGCTTTATTTACTGATGAATGCCAGTGGATGTTTGCTGGTACTGCATTTGTCTTTTGCTTCTTTGTGTATAAGGCTATATTTAATAGCAGCAAAAATGTATGTCAAAGTATTTTTTTGCTATTGATTACTACATTATATTTTTTCTCTCTAAATGGCATTAGACAAGGTATTGCAGTGGCTATTTTTCTTTATTCAATTAAATACATTAAAGATAAAAAACTTTTTAAATATATTTTGGTAATTTTATTTGCTGCTAGCTTTCACACCATAGCATTAATTTTTTTACCTTTGTACTTTATTTGTAATATAAAAATATCTCCTAAGATAGGAGTTATCGTTATTGTTGTTTCGGCTATTAGTACGCCTTTTGTGGGAAGTCTATTCAAATTTATTATGTCGCAGACAAGATATGTAACATATTTCGGCAGCGTGTATGATGTACCAGATACGCCGTATGTCCATATTTTAATAAATACAGTAATTACAACTATTGGTTATTTGTGTTATAGTAAGAATTCAGAGAATTTTAGTTATAGAATATACATGAACATACAATTGGTTGCATCAGTTTTTACTATTTTTTCTGGGTCAATTTTGATAGCTGAAAGAATAATTTTATGCTTTGAGGCAGCTCAAATATTGTTTATTCCAGAGATTTTATATTCTGAGGACAATGCTATTATAAAAACTATTATCATGGCTACAGTGTATGCAATGTTTATTTTTATATTTTTTTATGGAACGGTTAAGCTGGGGTGGTATACTGTTTTGCCGTATAGGACATTTTTGAGTAGATAA
- a CDS encoding glycosyltransferase family 2 protein, which produces MEPLISIIVPIFNVERYIHKCINSIVNQTYKNLEIILVNDGSEDNCGTICDEYAEIDSRIKVIHKENGGLSDARNVAIDIITGDYVTFIDSDDFVEADYVEYLVKLIQKYSADVSICNINKTFEDKYKKEDSIEDIQYIYTQQEAIMQMLYQKLFDVSACAKLYKTELFNSIRYPKGKYYEDLATTYLVFDKCTKIVYGSLQKYNYIVRENSISTSQFSIKRMELIDIAEEMLNFISAKYPNIKKAAISKFISSNFQVFLQTPNEKSLFAEEKRRIINNIKKYRKTVLFDGKSRSKNRFAVILSYGGMPLLRLVWNRFCTGRM; this is translated from the coding sequence ATGGAACCATTGATAAGTATTATAGTGCCAATATTTAATGTTGAAAGATACATACACAAATGCATAAATAGTATTGTTAATCAAACTTATAAAAATCTGGAAATTATCTTAGTGAATGATGGCTCTGAAGATAATTGCGGTACTATTTGTGATGAATATGCTGAAATAGACAGCAGAATTAAAGTCATTCATAAGGAAAACGGCGGACTTTCTGATGCTAGAAATGTTGCTATAGATATAATAACAGGGGATTATGTTACTTTTATAGACAGTGATGATTTCGTAGAAGCTGATTATGTGGAGTATTTAGTAAAGCTTATTCAAAAATATTCTGCTGATGTATCTATATGTAATATAAATAAAACCTTTGAAGATAAATATAAGAAAGAAGACAGTATTGAAGATATTCAATACATATACACCCAGCAAGAAGCTATTATGCAAATGTTGTACCAAAAATTATTTGATGTATCTGCATGTGCAAAATTATATAAAACAGAGTTGTTTAATAGTATAAGATATCCTAAGGGCAAGTATTATGAAGATCTTGCAACTACTTATTTAGTATTTGATAAATGTACTAAAATTGTTTATGGCAGCTTGCAAAAATACAATTATATAGTAAGGGAGAACAGCATTTCTACTTCTCAATTTTCAATAAAAAGAATGGAATTAATTGATATAGCGGAGGAAATGCTGAATTTCATATCAGCTAAGTACCCTAATATAAAGAAAGCAGCAATTTCAAAATTTATAAGTAGCAATTTTCAAGTTTTCTTGCAGACACCAAATGAGAAAAGTTTGTTTGCAGAGGAAAAAAGAAGAATAATTAATAATATAAAAAAATATAGAAAAACTGTTTTGTTTGATGGTAAAAGCAGAAGCAAAAATAGATTTGCAGTGATTCTTTCCTATGGTGGAATGCCATTGCTTAGGCTTGTATGGAACAGGTTCTGCACTGGAAGAATGTAG
- a CDS encoding glycosyltransferase family 1 protein, with product MTLKKYIKNDEPIRIVQIVGKMNNGGVETVVMNYYRNIDRSKVQFDFIIDADSKHPPVEEIEQLGGRAYIVAPYKNMMKYIFQIYRVVKNNNYKIVHSHLNTMSVFPLLAAFLAGASIRIAHNHSTAVKGEPKTLLKNLLKPFAKIFATHYFTCSEHAGRWLFGDECFEKGIVKVVNNAIDLDKFKFNESTRTIIRAELGIEDKFVIGHVGRVVYPKNHDFIIDIFEQIYLRNKNARLLLVGEGNLKENILKKIKTLKLENAIVFLGVIDDVAPIYQAMDAFVLPSLYEGFGMVGIEAQAAGIKLFCSEAVPEEIKVSDLVEFISLEKPAAYWAQRILKHIDIEYERLKYNEQVGRAGYNIQTEAEKLLNYYYTILL from the coding sequence TTGACATTGAAAAAATATATAAAAAATGATGAACCAATTAGAATAGTGCAGATAGTTGGAAAGATGAACAATGGTGGGGTGGAGACGGTAGTTATGAACTATTACCGTAATATAGACAGAAGCAAAGTTCAATTTGATTTCATCATTGACGCAGATTCAAAGCATCCTCCTGTTGAAGAGATAGAACAGTTAGGAGGCAGAGCATATATTGTTGCACCCTATAAAAATATGATGAAGTATATATTTCAAATATATAGAGTAGTAAAAAATAACAACTATAAAATTGTACATTCTCATTTAAATACTATGAGCGTTTTTCCGCTTTTAGCTGCTTTTTTGGCAGGGGCTAGTATTAGGATAGCCCATAATCACAGTACTGCAGTTAAGGGGGAACCCAAAACACTATTAAAGAATTTGCTAAAGCCATTTGCTAAAATTTTCGCAACACATTATTTTACGTGTTCAGAGCATGCTGGAAGATGGCTGTTTGGTGATGAGTGCTTTGAAAAAGGAATTGTAAAAGTAGTAAATAATGCAATAGATTTAGATAAATTTAAGTTTAATGAAAGTACGAGAACCATAATTAGAGCAGAGTTAGGCATTGAGGATAAATTTGTTATAGGACATGTGGGCAGAGTAGTTTATCCTAAGAATCATGATTTTATAATTGATATATTTGAGCAAATTTATCTGAGGAATAAGAACGCAAGACTGCTGTTAGTTGGAGAAGGAAATTTAAAAGAAAATATATTAAAAAAAATAAAAACTCTTAAGCTTGAAAATGCAATTGTATTTTTGGGAGTAATAGATGATGTGGCACCAATATATCAAGCAATGGATGCATTTGTTTTGCCTTCCTTGTATGAGGGTTTTGGTATGGTTGGAATTGAAGCGCAGGCAGCAGGAATTAAGCTGTTCTGTTCAGAAGCTGTGCCTGAAGAGATTAAGGTTAGTGACTTGGTTGAATTTATTTCTCTTGAAAAGCCAGCTGCATACTGGGCACAAAGAATTCTAAAACACATTGATATTGAGTATGAAAGACTTAAATACAATGAGCAGGTAGGAAGAGCAGGATATAATATTCAGACAGAAGCAGAAAAGCTATTGAACTACTATTATACTATTTTATTATAA
- a CDS encoding sugar transferase yields the protein MKDIEYTADYVVGQRAMYGNVSLLYLFGKRVFDIIASLTAIIILLPLFLVVIILIKIDSPGGVFFSQKRNGFRGKCFNMYKFRSMVIDAEDKFKELEDKNEVSGNMFKIKNDPRITRVGKILRKTSIDELPQLFNVIKGDMSIVGPRPPIGREVQKYDSWHNLRLSVKPGITGLWQVSGRNDIGFEDMCRLDLKYIRERGFLYDLKIIIKTIPVIFGDSRAF from the coding sequence ATGAAGGACATAGAATATACTGCTGATTACGTAGTTGGGCAGAGAGCAATGTATGGAAATGTATCCTTATTATATTTGTTTGGTAAAAGAGTTTTTGATATAATAGCTTCTCTAACGGCCATTATAATTTTGCTGCCATTATTTTTGGTGGTAATTATTCTTATAAAAATAGACTCACCTGGAGGGGTATTCTTTAGTCAGAAGAGAAATGGCTTTAGAGGCAAATGCTTTAATATGTATAAGTTTAGGTCTATGGTTATTGATGCAGAGGATAAGTTTAAGGAACTTGAAGATAAAAATGAAGTAAGCGGAAACATGTTTAAAATCAAAAATGACCCGAGGATTACAAGAGTTGGCAAAATCCTAAGAAAAACCAGTATTGACGAATTACCTCAACTATTTAATGTTATAAAAGGTGACATGAGTATTGTCGGGCCAAGACCTCCTATAGGAAGAGAGGTACAAAAATATGATAGCTGGCATAATTTGAGGTTGTCTGTGAAGCCTGGTATTACTGGATTATGGCAGGTAAGCGGCAGAAATGACATAGGATTTGAAGACATGTGCAGACTTGATCTTAAATACATACGTGAAAGAGGATTCTTATATGATTTAAAAATAATTATAAAAACAATCCCAGTTATTTTTGGAGACAGCAGGGCGTTTTGA
- a CDS encoding tyrosine-protein phosphatase, which produces MIDIHSHIIYGVDDGPSNITQSLNMIKEAERLGIGVIVASPHYQESVYDAERVEENYQELLYRASDYNVKINMGYEVFANPVNQSLIKNRRKLSLSKSGIILFEFPYNATPQNCIEMVCKFRLQKIIPVIAHIERNRVFMNKFEYFVAFIKAGCYIQLDCASIVGIYGSKIKEFSKKLLQMKFVDVVASNAHCADDYANWYAQAFKNVSNWIGKEEASVLFHDNAKNIIESGNSDDLAYRNILRWERLV; this is translated from the coding sequence ATGATAGATATACATAGTCATATTATATATGGGGTAGATGATGGCCCTTCCAATATAACACAATCCCTTAATATGATTAAGGAGGCTGAGAGACTTGGAATAGGGGTGATTGTTGCATCTCCCCATTATCAGGAATCAGTTTATGATGCAGAACGTGTAGAGGAAAACTATCAGGAATTACTATATCGGGCAAGTGATTATAATGTAAAAATAAATATGGGGTACGAGGTTTTTGCAAACCCAGTTAATCAATCATTGATTAAAAATCGCAGAAAACTTAGTTTAAGTAAATCAGGAATTATATTGTTTGAATTTCCATATAATGCTACACCCCAGAATTGTATTGAGATGGTTTGCAAATTCAGATTACAAAAAATCATACCTGTTATAGCCCACATAGAAAGAAATAGGGTATTTATGAACAAGTTTGAGTACTTTGTGGCATTTATAAAGGCAGGATGTTATATACAGCTTGATTGTGCAAGCATAGTTGGAATATATGGTTCTAAAATAAAAGAATTTTCAAAAAAACTGCTGCAGATGAAGTTTGTAGATGTGGTTGCCTCGAATGCACATTGTGCAGATGATTATGCCAATTGGTATGCTCAAGCATTTAAAAATGTTTCAAACTGGATAGGAAAGGAAGAGGCTAGCGTACTTTTCCATGACAATGCTAAAAATATTATTGAAAGTGGAAATAGTGATGATTTAGCTTATAGGAATATTTTGAGATGGGAGAGGCTGGTATGA